GATATTAATATAATGGCTCAGAGCAAGGGCCGCACAAGCAGCTCGATCATTGTGCCCTTGATCTAGAGAGTAGTGACCGTCTGGCCTTGAGCTTCTCCTGCAGTAGATGTTGGCAAGCATGGGGGCTGTGGGCCATTGATCCATCAGCTCCTAACCTGCTTCAGCCAGACTGCAGTGGAACCCTCTGTGGACACCTCCAGGCCCCTCCTGAGCAAAAGGCTGGGAGCTGTGTGCCCCTGCTCTGAGACTGGGAAGGGTGCTGTCAAGGGATGCTCTGACTGGGTTTTGCTTCATCCTCTCCTGCAAGGCACGTGCCCAGGAGCAATCGCAATGGCAGCGCCGGTCTCAGCTCTCCAGAGGTGAAACCTGGAGCCACTGGGTCCCATGTGAGTGCTGCTGCATGAGatcctgctccctcccagctgcagccccctGACACTTGATGATACAGCGAGCCATGGGCAGCGTCCGAGTCAACCGGTGAGTAGCCCTCCtctccaggatgctgctgccctgggtggcctgctcctcctcctctggccCCTCAGGTCCCATCTTCAGCCTGTCTTTCAGTATATTCTTCTCAAATCATCTGCCAGGGTCTATTCCTGCTCCAAGGTATGGCTCATCTCTCCTTCTCCAATCCAAAACATTCTGTACAGGGGGACAGTGATCAAAGAAGTGGTATGGAGAAGCAAAGCACTGTGTGATGCTGGACCAGAATCTACAGATTCCAGCATTGCTGCAGAAGCCCATGTCCCCCGGAAGCACAGCTCCAGCCTCCAGTGCTTCCCTCATCATGAGATGAGGATGGGGGTGACAAAACCCACGAAGGAGAGCTCCAGCTGAGGTGTCCACATTGCGGATGGGAGGGAGACACTGCCAGCCTGAGGGGTCCTGGGAGGCTGTGGCTTAGGGGTTGCGAGGGCAGAGTGGTCTTGGTGTGTCTACGCGCTTGCTTGATTCCCTCAGTGGTCAGAGCACCTTCTGCCATCACAACTTGAAGGAGTATCTGCAACTATCCCAGCAGCATGTGAGggggagcagcagtgctgcctgcGAGGGAGGGGAGCTGGAGGGGCAAATGTCTCCCAGAAAATGTGTGTGGAGCTTCTGTCAGGGAAACTGCCAGCACTTTGGCTGTTGATCTCCAAATTACACCTTTGGCTTcggatgcaggatgctgggagCCACGCACGTTGCTGTGGCAACAGAATTGTCCTGAGCTCAGGAAGTGTATAAACATTGTCACCAATGCACCATGAAAtcagagaggagaaaatagAAACTCCAGGCCTTATGTAATGTCAGGGCCAAAGGGTGGCCGGGCTGCGGGTGCTTGCTGCCGGGGATCCTGGCTgtcccagctgctgccatgtTTCGAAGCCTTGGGTCCCTCCTCACCGCAAAGGCTGGAAGGTAGCACAGTGCTACAAGCTTCTGCCGCTCTGCTGCCCTGTCAGGACTTCCATAGATACAACCTCCTGGCAGCAAGACTTGGCAAATATTGCAGCCGAGCTCCACCAATTTGGTCAGGGTGGCAGCACGGTGCAATAACCAGGGAAACGTGCTGTTGTGATATTCAACACAGCGGTACCGTAGCCATGTGAGCCACCCACACGTCTCCCGCCCTCACTGTCTCAGTGGTTGCTGTTATTCTTCATGTATTTCTGCTGGCAAtgcctgtttcttctcttccaggTACAGCATCGTCTCGACTGAAGAGGATGGACACAAGGTCTCTGCGCTGGGCAGCATGAACGGGCACAGCCGGAACGGGAAGGGCCATGCCCCCCGGCGGAAGCACCGCAACCGTTTCGTGAAGAAGAATGGGCAGTGCAATGTCTACTTTGCCAACCTGAGCAACAAGTCTCAGCGCTACATGGCTGATATCTTCACCACCTGTGTGGACACGCGCTGGCGCTACATGCTTATGATcttctctgctgccttcctggTCTCCTGGCTCTTCTTTGGCTTCCTCTTCTGGTGCATCGCTTTCTTCCACGGTGACCTCAACGCACCAGCAGTGGGAGGCAGTCCCTCTCTCCTCAAGCCCTGCATCATGCACGTGAACAGCTTCCTGGgggcttttcttttctcagtgGAGACACAGACAACCATTGGGTATGGCTTCCGCTGCGTGACTGAGGAGTGCCCGCTGGCTATCATGGCAGTTGTGGTCCAGTCCATCGTGGGCTGCGTTATTGACTCCTTCATGATTGGCACTATCATGGCCAAGATGGCAAGGCCCAAGAAGAGGGCCCAGACTCTCCTCTTCAGTCACCATGCAGTCATCTCCGTGCGGGATGGCAAACTGTGCCTCATGTGGCGGGTGGGCAACCTGAGGAGGAGCCACATCGTGGAGGCCCATGTCCGAGCCCAGCTCATCAAGCCCTACATGACAGAGGAAGGGGAATATCTCCCACTGGACCAGCGGGACCTAAATGTGGGCTACGATGTGGGCCTTGATCGTATATTTTTGGTCTCACCCATTATTATTGTTCATGAGATTGACGAGGAGAGTCCACTTTATGGGATTGgcaaggaggagctggagacGGAGAACTTTGAGATTGTTGTTATCCTTGAGGGGATGGTGGAAGCCACAGCCATGACCACACAGGCACGAAGCTCTTACCTTGCTAGTGAAATCCTCTGGGGTCATCGCTTTGAACCGGTTGTGTTTGAGGAGAAGAACCACTACAAAGTGGATTATTCACGCTTTCACAAGACCTACGAGGTAGCCGGCACACCTTGCTGCTCAGCCCGGGAGCTGCAAGAAAGCAAGATGACTATCCTACCTTCTCCCCCACCTCCCAGTGCCTTCTGCTATGAGAATGAGCTGGCTCTTGTCAGTCAAGACGAAGATGAAGACGATGACGAAGTGGGTGTGGTGTTAGGAGGCAGCACTAAGGAGGAGGGAGGCGTCATCCAGATGATGGATTTTGGAAGCCACCTGGACCTGGAGCGGCTCCAGGCAACTCTGCCCCTAGATACAATCTCATACCGCAGGGAATCAGCCATCTAACTCCTCCAGCCTCCCCATTCTACACCTGTTGCCCACAGTCTCCTCTGTTCTGCACCCGTACATAGCTGGATAAGTCCCTTGCCCACCAAGAAATGCCTCCCACGACTGTGTCTCAGCCCCTGAGTACATCAAggcctggagctgctctgatatACTCCCTTTCCCGTGAAGTCATACTACCTGGAAGAGGAGTGAGGGTACACGACTCTTCCCGTGTGTGCAGTTTGTGCTAGGACCCCTTTCCTGCCCAGAGACAGGAGAGCAGCAGGCCTGATTTCTCATCTCTGGAGAGGCGACAGGAGTCCCTGCTCTCAATGGACAGACCGGGACCTACAGCaagtgtttctgctgctgagggAACAGCAGACTGTCTCAACAGATACCTTCTCAACATGAGTAGGCACCATGGCTGTCAAGAGTCGACTGCCActaggaaggagagaagggatATCTAAGCACTGACCAGATAAGGATGGATGGGAGAGTTTCGGACTCTTGGAGGAAGTGGGGAAGGATCTCAAGGGAGAGGTTTACTTGCATGTTTATTGCTTGTTGAACGTGACTGTGTATAAAACAGAATGAGAACTAAAATCCATATTCTTCCACTGCAAATGCCAAGCTAGGAGACAAGGACGCTCTATGTAGCCTACTCTGCACTCTCCTTGGCTTTTGGCATCTGTCACCTCCAGAAGCAGCTCGGCTCCACAGACTCAGACCTAGTTCTCCCACTCCTCTTGCAAAAcacatcctgctcctctgcGGAGACGCCTGTCAGAGGAGGCAGGGCCCTGTGTTTGCACACTCAGACTGCTCCCTGGCACAGTGCCGCTGGGATGACAGACAAGTGACCTGACTGGACAGCAGACCCTCAACTTCCTCCTTTCACCTCCTCCGTTCTTCTCCCTGCTGCCATCGGCTGTAAAACTGAATTTgtaactatttatttttaataaagtctAATATCCCAGGGGAGGTTTGGAAGTAAAGGAGAGACCCCAAGGCTGAAGTCGGGTGTAGAGACTGGTGAGAGTTAGTGCTGGTGTTTGCTGTTTGTATGGCATTGGTACCTGGAAGCTCCACCACAAGGGCTGCCCTGTTCTGGGCCTCTCTAGTAAGGACTTACAATAGGAGACTCAGAGAATTTGCTCAGGGGGAAGATCATACAAAATTAATGTATGGAGGGAAGCATTCGCATTAAAAGTACCAGTAGGATGGGTCAAACAATCCTGCTTGCTTTGGAGATGGGAGTTTTGCTCAGGGAAGTTTTAAAGACAGACGTGCTTGATGAAAAGGCAGATATGTCAGACACTGTTCTAGATGTAAGgatcaaaaaaacccatgaaagaCCCCAAAgcctctttttgtttgtttgttttctttcaatttgGTAGAGGCAAGTGAGAACCAGGGGGAGTGAGGGAGGACAACGACCAGAGCGGTAACACACTTTGCTCTCATTCCACAAAAGACTCAAAAACCTGAGGAGCCTTTTCCTTTAGGAGCAGGAGAATCACTCCTAAACTGTAGATGATATGAGgacaaacagacaaacaggTAGCTCAGGAAGATGCTCCAGGCACCCACCAGTTGTGCTATGGGGAGAATGGCTGAAGAAATGTGTCCCACCCAACCCCTGATCTACACAGCATAAAACTGGCATCTTGATATCAATTTGGAATTAGTTCAAAAAGCAagaagaaggagggaagaagcagaaggggaaggaaggaaacagtaggagtgagaggaagaaggaggcACAGCAGGcaagtggaggaggaggaagggaaaaagaagaagagaaagtaaGGTAATACGAAAGTGCATGTGAGAAAGAGTGGAGATAGGCTAACAAGACAGGTGTAGACCCAGATGTGGCCATTTCTCATCCCAGCATGTAGGGAAACAGCTGTCCACCCAAGCAGTGGGCTGTCACCTTTGGGAATCCTTGCCAAGAAGGGAAGAGGGGCTGGCAGAAGGATAGAAAGAAAGCAGACAGATGACAACCAAAGAGCAAGGAATCAGGACAAGAGTGGAGAAAGGAAAGGCGTCACTCCTAGTGCCTTTCTAatgccttcctctcctcccactgGGCACAGAGTGGGAACAGGAGATCCTAGATTGTGGTGCCTCCTGACCTGATAGACAGCCTCATTTTTCCATGTGTGTCCCTGTCCCACCTCTCCTCCCCAGTGCTAATTAATGAagtccctccctccctttatTACTTATTTATTGTCCCCAGAGGGAATAAGCAGGGGCTGGTATTGACCTGGCTTTTAATACAGCTTTCAGAGCCCAGTGCCTGCCACTGGTCATGGCAGCAGAAACAAATTAATGGACCGAGAGGGAAGGACTCTGTGTGCGAGGACACGGGCATCCAGGACACAGGCTGGGGTGGTGGCCTCTAGGAGAGGGGGAATCCACGTGGCTGGGCAGCCTTCCCGCTCACTGAGGTACAGCATCCTTCAGAGGCAGATGGCAAAGCTTGGTGGGTTCAGGTGCCCACAGCATGGTCGTTCTTGTGAGGTGCATCTCAAAGGAGTGAGTGCTCAGGGGAGCCAGGCAAGGATGGGGCAGTTGAGGTGCACCAGGGCCATGGGCTTGCACAGCTGGGGTGGTTGAAGGAGGACATAGGCCAGTATTGCCACTTGCTTCAGCTAGTGTGGCCCTTGctggaaaaatgggaaaaggagCAATCAGGCTAAAGGAACAAACATCATGTGGTCATACTGGTAT
The sequence above is a segment of the Lathamus discolor isolate bLatDis1 chromosome 1, bLatDis1.hap1, whole genome shotgun sequence genome. Coding sequences within it:
- the KCNJ4 gene encoding inward rectifier potassium channel 4 isoform X1, with product MIQRAMGSVRVNRYSIVSTEEDGHKVSALGSMNGHSRNGKGHAPRRKHRNRFVKKNGQCNVYFANLSNKSQRYMADIFTTCVDTRWRYMLMIFSAAFLVSWLFFGFLFWCIAFFHGDLNAPAVGGSPSLLKPCIMHVNSFLGAFLFSVETQTTIGYGFRCVTEECPLAIMAVVVQSIVGCVIDSFMIGTIMAKMARPKKRAQTLLFSHHAVISVRDGKLCLMWRVGNLRRSHIVEAHVRAQLIKPYMTEEGEYLPLDQRDLNVGYDVGLDRIFLVSPIIIVHEIDEESPLYGIGKEELETENFEIVVILEGMVEATAMTTQARSSYLASEILWGHRFEPVVFEEKNHYKVDYSRFHKTYEVAGTPCCSARELQESKMTILPSPPPPSAFCYENELALVSQDEDEDDDEVGVVLGGSTKEEGGVIQMMDFGSHLDLERLQATLPLDTISYRRESAI
- the KCNJ4 gene encoding inward rectifier potassium channel 4 isoform X2 → MNGHSRNGKGHAPRRKHRNRFVKKNGQCNVYFANLSNKSQRYMADIFTTCVDTRWRYMLMIFSAAFLVSWLFFGFLFWCIAFFHGDLNAPAVGGSPSLLKPCIMHVNSFLGAFLFSVETQTTIGYGFRCVTEECPLAIMAVVVQSIVGCVIDSFMIGTIMAKMARPKKRAQTLLFSHHAVISVRDGKLCLMWRVGNLRRSHIVEAHVRAQLIKPYMTEEGEYLPLDQRDLNVGYDVGLDRIFLVSPIIIVHEIDEESPLYGIGKEELETENFEIVVILEGMVEATAMTTQARSSYLASEILWGHRFEPVVFEEKNHYKVDYSRFHKTYEVAGTPCCSARELQESKMTILPSPPPPSAFCYENELALVSQDEDEDDDEVGVVLGGSTKEEGGVIQMMDFGSHLDLERLQATLPLDTISYRRESAI